The Hymenobacter sp. DG01 sequence TTCAAGAAGGATAAGGAAAGCAAGGAGCAGCAGCAGGCGCTTGATGAAGGCCTGCAGAAAACCAAAACCAGCTTCTTCGACCAGCTCAGCAAAGCCGTAGTAGGTAAAAGCACTGTGGATGAGGCCGTCCTGGACGACCTTGAAACGCTGCTCGTGCACGCCGACGTAGGGATTGACACCACCGTGAAGGTCATTGACCGGATTGAGAAGCGTGTAGCCCGCGACAAGTACGTGAGCACCTCGGAACTGGACCGTATTCTTCGCGAAGAAATTGCCGACCTGCTGGACCGCAACAGCGGCGCTACCGGCTCCCGCGCCATCCTCGACCGCCCCGACAACACCGGTTCACCCTTCGTGATTATGGTAGTGGGCGTGAACGGGGTAGGCAAAACTACCACGATTGGCAAGCTGGCTCACCGCTTTCACTCGGCAGGTAAGAAGGTGGTGCTGGGCGCAGCCGATACCTTCCGGGCAGCGGCCGTGGATCAGCTCATCATCTGGGGTGAGCGGGTAGGCGTCCCGGTTATTTCGCACGGCATGAACACCGACCCCGCTTCCGTGGCCTACGACGCGGTGAAGAAAGGCGTGGAGATGCAGGCTGACGTGGTGATTATTGACACCGCCGGCCGCCTGCACAATAAGGTCAACCTGATGAACGAGCTCAGCAAGATCAAGCGGGTGATGCAGAAGGTTATTCCAGATGCGCCCCACGAGGTGTTGCTAGTACTGGACGGTAGCACCGGCCAAAATGCTTTCCTACAGGCTAAGGAGTTTACCAAAGCCACCGAAGTATCGGCATTAGCGATTACCAAGCTCGACGGTACGGCGAAGGGCGGGGTAGTTATCGGAATTTCAGATCAGCTGCAGGTGCCGGTGCGCTACATTGGGGTAGGGGAGAAGATGACGGATTTGCAGCTCTTCGACCGACATACCTTCGTAAATTCTCTGTTCAAAAAATAAGCTGGCAGGATCCTGACCGCCGGTTGTAAAGCCCGCCGAAGCGTATGTTTCGGCGGGCTTTTTTGTTGCTGACGTGATGGGTGCCGCTCGGCCCTCAGTAAAAATCAGCATCTTGGATATATAAGCTGCTGCCTATGCTTGTGCCCTTACCCGATGTTGCCGTTGCACCTGCTGCCCTGGCGCCCTTGCCCGCCCGCCTCGATGCGTTCCTGAGCCAGAAGCTTCGGTTCTGGTCGCTC is a genomic window containing:
- the ftsY gene encoding signal recognition particle-docking protein FtsY — its product is MGLFDFFKKDKESKEQQQALDEGLQKTKTSFFDQLSKAVVGKSTVDEAVLDDLETLLVHADVGIDTTVKVIDRIEKRVARDKYVSTSELDRILREEIADLLDRNSGATGSRAILDRPDNTGSPFVIMVVGVNGVGKTTTIGKLAHRFHSAGKKVVLGAADTFRAAAVDQLIIWGERVGVPVISHGMNTDPASVAYDAVKKGVEMQADVVIIDTAGRLHNKVNLMNELSKIKRVMQKVIPDAPHEVLLVLDGSTGQNAFLQAKEFTKATEVSALAITKLDGTAKGGVVIGISDQLQVPVRYIGVGEKMTDLQLFDRHTFVNSLFKK